One segment of Pantoea sp. Lij88 DNA contains the following:
- a CDS encoding PLP-dependent aminotransferase family protein: protein MAKYQRLMDEIQQQIEAGIWLPGTRLPSLRQQVAQQGVSLMTVLHAYELLESQGWIVSRPQSGYYVAPRALAPAPLSVAISEQVDINDFVFDVLQATRDPAIVPFGSAFPDPALFPQRQLMRSLANVSHHLTPTDALHNLPPGNATLRQLLAQRYARQGITLSPDEIVITSGALEALNLSLQSLTEPGDYVVIEQPGFYGALQAIERLRLKALAIPVDAKQGIDLVQLEEALQRWPVKACWLMTTLQNPLSVTLTPERKEQLVALLARYQVPMIEDDVYAELWAGDVAPLPAKAWDRQGNVLHCGSFSKSLVAGFRVGWVAAGQHAQRIQRLQLMSTLSTSAPMQLALADFLATRRYDTHLKRLRQILAKRQQMVRQALLKVLPPQATVSDARGGYFLWVTLPDSINTTRLYQQALARGISIAPGQLFSAGEQFSHCFRLNTAWPWDSRAEAAIATLGQLMAEPQVD from the coding sequence GTGGCGAAATACCAGCGATTGATGGATGAGATTCAGCAGCAGATCGAGGCCGGCATCTGGCTGCCGGGCACCCGTTTGCCGTCGCTGCGTCAGCAGGTGGCGCAGCAGGGTGTCAGCCTGATGACGGTGCTGCATGCCTATGAATTGCTGGAGAGTCAGGGCTGGATCGTCTCCCGGCCACAGTCGGGCTACTACGTGGCGCCGCGAGCCTTAGCCCCCGCACCGCTGAGTGTGGCGATCAGCGAACAGGTCGATATCAACGATTTTGTGTTTGATGTGTTGCAGGCCACGCGCGATCCCGCCATCGTGCCGTTTGGCTCCGCGTTTCCCGATCCCGCGCTCTTTCCGCAGCGCCAGCTGATGCGCTCGCTGGCGAACGTCTCTCACCATCTGACTCCAACCGATGCGCTGCACAATCTGCCGCCCGGCAACGCCACGCTGCGACAGCTGCTGGCGCAGCGCTATGCGCGTCAGGGCATTACCCTGTCTCCGGATGAAATTGTCATCACCAGCGGCGCGCTGGAGGCGCTGAACCTCAGTCTGCAATCCCTGACCGAACCCGGCGACTATGTGGTGATTGAGCAGCCGGGTTTTTATGGTGCGCTGCAGGCGATAGAGCGGCTCAGGCTCAAAGCTCTGGCGATTCCGGTCGATGCAAAGCAGGGCATCGACCTCGTCCAGCTGGAGGAGGCCCTGCAACGCTGGCCGGTGAAAGCCTGCTGGCTGATGACGACGCTGCAGAATCCGCTGAGCGTGACCTTAACCCCGGAACGCAAAGAGCAACTGGTGGCGCTGCTGGCGCGTTATCAGGTGCCGATGATTGAAGATGATGTCTATGCCGAACTCTGGGCGGGTGATGTGGCACCACTGCCGGCAAAAGCCTGGGATCGCCAGGGGAACGTGCTGCATTGTGGCTCATTTTCAAAGTCGCTGGTGGCGGGGTTTCGCGTTGGCTGGGTCGCGGCAGGGCAACATGCGCAGCGTATTCAGCGGCTCCAGCTGATGAGTACGCTCTCGACCAGCGCGCCCATGCAGCTGGCGCTGGCCGATTTTCTGGCTACGCGGCGTTACGACACCCATCTGAAGCGGCTGCGACAGATTCTGGCAAAGCGACAGCAGATGGTGCGTCAGGCGTTGCTGAAGGTGCTGCCGCCGCAGGCCACGGTCAGCGACGCGCGCGGCGGCTATTTTCTCTGGGTGACGCTGCCGGACAGCATCAATACCACCCGGCTCTATCAGCAGGCGCTGGCTAGGGGAATCAGTATTGCACCGGGGCAGTTATTTTCTGCAGGGGAGCAGTTCAGTCACTGTTTTCGGCTGAATACCGCCTGGCCGTGGGATAGTCGGGCCGAGGCGGCAATAGCCACGCTGGGTCAGCTGATGGCGGAGCCGCAGGTCGATTAG
- a CDS encoding LacI family DNA-binding transcriptional regulator yields the protein MKQRLKVGEIAALSGVSISTVSRVLAGKANTRPATRDKVLAVAQQQGVLDNLHSGRLLLNNLMVFAPPRAFDVRSDIFYYKVIQGISQAVEPHEVRLRYCPLEEVESDATLFIDKMQQTEAALLIGIDDEHIHQLAAEMNKPCVLINARDRRMRLPSVSPHHQLIGEFSARYLFEQGHRQILSLHCLRRYTMEQRLQGVRDAWHAMNLRFDSRQHLLTLNSFSSNEAAERLGEYLRHCPDALRPTAILASGDYIAAGAVTALEQAGLRVPQDISVMSMDGFNLAAIHDIPLTSVQVPRDELGAAAVRMLQEMRLNPGTPTGSLLLNGRLVVRESVRRIRDNLSHAPVQQHGLYD from the coding sequence ATGAAACAAAGGCTGAAAGTGGGTGAAATTGCGGCACTGAGCGGGGTCTCGATCAGCACGGTGTCTCGCGTGCTGGCGGGTAAAGCCAATACCCGGCCCGCGACCCGGGACAAAGTGCTGGCCGTGGCGCAGCAGCAGGGCGTGCTGGACAACCTGCACAGCGGTCGCCTGCTGCTGAATAACCTGATGGTCTTTGCCCCACCCCGCGCCTTCGATGTGCGCAGTGACATCTTCTACTACAAGGTGATTCAGGGGATCAGCCAGGCGGTGGAGCCGCATGAGGTACGGCTGCGCTACTGCCCGCTGGAAGAGGTGGAAAGTGATGCCACGCTGTTTATCGATAAGATGCAGCAGACCGAAGCGGCGCTGCTGATTGGCATTGATGATGAGCATATTCATCAGCTGGCGGCGGAGATGAACAAACCCTGCGTGCTGATTAACGCTCGCGATCGGCGTATGCGCCTGCCGTCGGTCTCGCCGCATCATCAGCTGATTGGCGAATTTTCAGCGCGCTATCTGTTTGAGCAGGGACACCGGCAGATCCTGTCGCTGCACTGCCTGCGCCGCTACACCATGGAGCAGCGTCTGCAGGGCGTCCGCGACGCCTGGCACGCCATGAATCTGCGCTTTGACAGCCGCCAGCATCTGCTGACCCTGAACAGCTTCAGCAGCAATGAGGCAGCAGAGCGGCTGGGTGAATATCTGCGCCACTGCCCGGACGCGCTGCGCCCGACCGCGATTCTCGCCAGCGGGGATTACATTGCCGCCGGTGCCGTCACGGCACTGGAGCAGGCTGGCCTGCGGGTGCCGCAGGATATCTCGGTGATGAGCATGGACGGGTTCAATCTGGCCGCTATCCACGATATTCCGCTGACGTCGGTGCAGGTGCCACGTGATGAGCTGGGCGCTGCGGCAGTGAGAATGCTGCAGGAGATGCGGCTCAATCCCGGCACACCCACCGGCAGCCTGCTGCTGAATGGCAGGCTGGTGGTGCGTGAGTCGGTGCGCCGCATCCGCGATAATCTCAGCCATGCGCCGGTGCAGCAGCATGGCCTTTATGATTAA
- a CDS encoding MFS transporter, with protein MSLESTTKPISASRTVRVIKNLRWWMLGMFLLGVTVNYITRNSLGILAPELKNSLHMSTEQYSWVVAAFQLAYTLFQPLCGWLIDVIGLKMGFLICALIWSVTCLLHAGAGSWLHLALLRFVMGASEAAATPANAKAIGDWFPKKERPVAAGWAGVGFSIGAMLAPPIIYVAHITFGWQGAFLLTGGLGLLWVSLWWWGYHSPESHPRLSDEERAFINQDNEAIGEKLPFFTALKVIGKEKKFYGIAIPAFLAEPAWAVLSFWVPLYLANERGMDLKQIVMFAWLPFLAADLGSVASGYLTKIYVRWFGMTRVNSIVASSVTGALLMVSLALMTLVKDPWLAIALISVGGFGHQVISCMLSALVVERFDRRQMATVNGMRGSCAWIASFIFSLIIGVTADTIGFNPLFVAMGFFDLIGAVFLVMLIAERRQRPANP; from the coding sequence ATGAGCCTCGAATCAACAACAAAACCCATCAGTGCGTCACGCACGGTGCGCGTGATTAAAAATTTACGCTGGTGGATGCTGGGCATGTTCCTGCTGGGTGTAACCGTCAACTACATCACCCGCAACTCGCTCGGCATTCTGGCACCGGAACTGAAAAACAGCCTGCATATGAGTACCGAGCAGTACTCCTGGGTGGTCGCTGCGTTTCAGCTGGCCTACACCCTGTTTCAGCCCCTCTGTGGCTGGCTGATCGATGTCATCGGACTGAAGATGGGCTTCCTGATCTGCGCGTTGATCTGGTCGGTAACCTGTCTGCTGCACGCGGGCGCAGGAAGCTGGCTGCATCTGGCGCTGCTGCGTTTTGTGATGGGGGCATCCGAAGCGGCGGCCACGCCGGCTAACGCCAAAGCGATCGGTGACTGGTTTCCGAAAAAGGAGCGTCCGGTCGCTGCGGGCTGGGCGGGCGTCGGTTTTTCGATCGGTGCCATGCTGGCGCCGCCAATTATCTATGTCGCGCACATTACCTTTGGCTGGCAGGGGGCTTTCCTGCTGACCGGCGGCCTGGGCCTGCTGTGGGTGAGTCTCTGGTGGTGGGGCTATCACTCGCCGGAGAGTCATCCTCGTCTCTCTGATGAAGAGCGTGCCTTTATTAATCAGGACAATGAGGCGATCGGTGAAAAACTGCCGTTCTTCACCGCGCTGAAAGTGATCGGTAAAGAGAAGAAATTCTACGGCATCGCTATCCCTGCGTTTCTGGCCGAACCGGCCTGGGCGGTACTGAGCTTCTGGGTTCCGCTTTATCTTGCCAATGAGCGCGGCATGGATCTCAAGCAGATCGTGATGTTCGCCTGGCTGCCCTTCCTGGCCGCCGACCTCGGCAGCGTCGCCAGCGGCTATCTCACTAAAATCTATGTGCGCTGGTTTGGCATGACCCGCGTGAACTCCATTGTCGCCAGTTCGGTGACCGGTGCATTGCTGATGGTTTCGCTGGCGCTGATGACGCTGGTGAAAGATCCCTGGCTGGCTATCGCCCTGATCTCCGTCGGTGGCTTCGGTCATCAGGTGATCTCCTGCATGCTCAGCGCGCTGGTGGTAGAGCGTTTTGATCGCCGCCAGATGGCCACCGTCAACGGCATGCGCGGCTCCTGCGCCTGGATCGCCAGCTTTATCTTCTCGCTGATTATCGGTGTTACCGCCGATACCATCGGCTTTAATCCGCTGTTTGTGGCGATGGGCTTCTTTGACCTGATTGGTGCCGTTTTCCTGGTGATGCTGATCGCCGAACGCCGCCAGCGCCCTGCTAACCCATAA
- a CDS encoding bifunctional diguanylate cyclase/phosphodiesterase, translating to MLATSYDSFIVIVSVLVAMLASFTALDMAGRVVHSTGKVALVWLFGGGFSMGIGIWAMHFIGMLSMNMEMVMSYNAGLTAFSAAIAVCASIFALWLVCNSVDLPLPRLAGGALILGSGVVAMHYTGMAALMFSPGITWQWGWVGLSVVIALAASGAALWLAFNLREGQTGRVTLLRIGASVVMGCAIAGMHYTGMMAAEFPAHSHSVGQGVNSNWLAILVTVVTLSILGITLLVSMLDARMQARTSILASSLAEANRELAQLALHDNLTRLPNRILLEDRLEQAINKANREQTQFALMFMDLDGFKAVNDAFGHHIGDRLLVGVTERMSEQMKGYYTLARLGGDEFVLLAEIDDPNDAAAIADKLVKAVDRPFDISRYELVVSLSIGIAVYPGDGVDERELMFNADAAMYHTKNNGRNGYTFFQPSMNIQAQSQLQLNNDLWHALDNDELRLFYQPKYCAPRGPILGFEALLRWEHPKRGLLSPDKFLPMAEKTGMIINIGNWVIHEACRQLRQWHLQGHADWSVAVNLSALQFEQSNLVETVMGALAEHQIPAELLTLEVTETTAMRDPDESVRILTELTRLGVKASIDDFGTGYSSLLYLKRLPASELKIDRAFVNELQHQKEDATIVSAIVALAQSLQLKVVAEGVETAEQQAFLTSLGCNTLQGYLLGKPVPPDRVPELANFVLAETDDVVAEVSLIPEVDPLLTPQVVAI from the coding sequence ATGTTAGCGACCTCATACGACTCTTTTATCGTCATCGTCTCCGTTCTTGTAGCGATGCTGGCTTCGTTTACTGCCTTAGATATGGCGGGCCGGGTGGTGCATTCCACTGGCAAAGTCGCGCTGGTCTGGCTGTTCGGCGGCGGTTTCTCCATGGGCATCGGCATCTGGGCGATGCACTTTATCGGCATGCTGTCGATGAACATGGAGATGGTCATGAGTTACAACGCCGGACTGACGGCTTTCTCCGCGGCCATTGCGGTCTGTGCGTCGATATTTGCGCTGTGGCTAGTCTGTAACAGTGTCGATTTGCCCTTACCGCGCCTGGCGGGCGGTGCGCTGATCCTCGGCAGCGGCGTCGTGGCGATGCACTACACCGGCATGGCGGCGCTGATGTTCTCGCCGGGTATCACCTGGCAATGGGGCTGGGTGGGGCTGTCGGTTGTGATCGCCCTGGCCGCCTCGGGCGCGGCGCTGTGGCTGGCGTTTAATCTGCGGGAAGGACAAACCGGCCGGGTCACCCTGCTGCGCATCGGTGCTTCGGTAGTGATGGGCTGTGCGATTGCGGGCATGCACTACACCGGCATGATGGCGGCAGAGTTTCCCGCTCACAGCCATTCGGTGGGGCAGGGTGTTAACAGCAACTGGCTGGCGATTCTGGTCACGGTGGTCACCCTCTCGATTCTGGGCATAACGCTGCTGGTCTCCATGCTGGATGCGCGGATGCAGGCGCGTACCTCCATTCTCGCCAGCTCACTGGCTGAAGCGAATCGCGAGCTGGCACAGCTGGCGCTGCACGACAACCTGACGCGCCTGCCCAACCGCATTCTGCTGGAAGATCGCCTGGAGCAGGCGATCAACAAGGCGAACCGTGAGCAGACGCAGTTCGCGCTGATGTTTATGGATCTTGATGGCTTTAAGGCGGTTAACGACGCGTTCGGACACCACATTGGTGACAGGCTGCTGGTCGGCGTGACCGAGCGGATGAGTGAGCAGATGAAGGGCTACTACACCCTGGCGCGGCTCGGCGGTGATGAGTTCGTGCTGCTGGCGGAGATCGACGATCCCAATGATGCGGCGGCTATCGCCGATAAGCTGGTCAAAGCAGTCGATCGTCCGTTTGATATCTCACGCTATGAGCTGGTGGTCTCGTTGAGTATCGGCATCGCAGTTTATCCCGGCGATGGCGTGGATGAGCGCGAACTGATGTTCAACGCCGATGCGGCGATGTACCACACCAAAAACAATGGCCGTAACGGCTACACCTTCTTCCAGCCCTCAATGAATATTCAGGCGCAGAGCCAGCTTCAGCTGAACAACGATCTCTGGCATGCGCTGGATAACGATGAACTGCGCCTGTTCTACCAGCCAAAATATTGCGCGCCGCGCGGCCCGATACTCGGTTTCGAGGCGCTGCTGCGCTGGGAGCATCCGAAGCGCGGTCTGCTGTCGCCGGATAAATTCCTGCCGATGGCGGAAAAGACCGGCATGATTATTAACATCGGGAACTGGGTGATCCACGAAGCCTGTCGCCAGCTGCGCCAGTGGCATCTGCAGGGCCATGCGGACTGGTCGGTGGCGGTGAACCTGTCGGCGCTGCAGTTTGAGCAATCGAATCTGGTGGAGACGGTGATGGGTGCGCTGGCAGAGCATCAGATTCCGGCCGAACTGCTGACGCTGGAAGTGACGGAAACCACCGCAATGCGCGATCCCGATGAGAGCGTGCGTATTCTCACCGAGCTGACCCGGCTGGGCGTGAAAGCCTCGATTGATGACTTCGGCACTGGCTACTCCAGCCTGCTCTATCTGAAACGGTTACCGGCCAGCGAGCTTAAGATTGATCGCGCCTTTGTGAATGAACTGCAGCATCAGAAAGAAGATGCCACCATCGTCTCGGCGATAGTGGCGCTGGCGCAGTCGCTGCAGCTCAAAGTGGTGGCTGAGGGCGTTGAAACCGCCGAACAGCAGGCTTTCCTGACCAGTCTGGGTTGTAACACCCTTCAGGGCTATCTGCTGGGCAAGCCGGTTCCCCCGGATCGGGTGCCGGAGCTGGCGAACTTTGTGCTGGCGGAAACTGATGATGTGGTGGCAGAAGTGAGCCTGATCCCTGAAGTCGATCCTCTGCTGACGCCGCAGGTGGTGGCGATCTGA
- a CDS encoding YlaC family protein, with protein sequence MDAIKQILIDEIATLNREERRDNLPRFSLSFLKNHPGLWAVMYLCYGLCVALIFTTEMLGWPAFWFATVFVLVMSVLMLLDINPKYRFEDIDALDLRVCYNGEWYYVQPVREQAISRILSLPETPERVKTGIQRLLTQKGEVDFYDVYYLTWGHQEAARV encoded by the coding sequence ATGGACGCTATTAAACAAATCCTGATTGACGAGATCGCCACGCTTAACCGCGAAGAACGTCGCGACAATTTGCCGCGCTTTAGCCTCTCGTTTCTGAAGAACCATCCCGGCCTCTGGGCAGTTATGTACCTCTGCTACGGGCTGTGCGTGGCGCTGATATTCACCACTGAGATGCTTGGCTGGCCCGCCTTCTGGTTTGCCACCGTATTTGTGCTGGTGATGAGCGTGCTGATGCTGCTGGATATCAATCCGAAATATCGCTTTGAAGATATCGATGCGCTCGATCTGCGCGTCTGCTACAACGGCGAATGGTATTACGTTCAGCCGGTGCGCGAACAGGCTATTTCCCGCATTCTGTCACTGCCCGAAACGCCGGAGCGGGTGAAAACGGGTATCCAGCGTCTGCTGACGCAAAAAGGGGAAGTGGACTTTTATGATGTTTACTACCTGACCTGGGGTCATCAGGAAGCCGCGCGGGTCTAA
- a CDS encoding bifunctional diguanylate cyclase/phosphodiesterase — protein sequence MDNNSDVIYRMLVQSVIDYAITMLKPDGTVASWNGGGLHVLGYRPDEIIGQHATLFYNEEDRRRGQLQRELDIAATVGRYETEGWRCRKDGSTFWAHVVIYPIRNEAAQLVGFAAICRDCTRQQEQQQKEREQESRFRLLVEGVTDYAIYMLDHDGNVVNWNAGAQRAKGYVAEEIVGQHFSRFYSAQDRLNHVPEQNLQTAYRTGRFEDEGWRYRKDGSAFWAHVVIDTIRDDQGKLLGYAKITRDCTEQQRIRSEQREQEQRFRLLVEGVTDYAIYMLDVDGVVVNWNAGAQRAKGYKAEEVVGQHFSLFYSSQERLNRTPEANLGIALKTGRFEDEGWRYRKDGSAFWAHVVIDAIHDDDGKLVGFAKITRDRTERREQEQQILRARDLAEAQSTQKTALSKFLDNIIANIPSCVIVEDAITREILLVNDRTQQLFGLSKSLIVNKRPHECMSPELSDYFNNLADVALRSEGMHEREQLLMTASGERILHTRATAINGQDARRNYLMLLVEDVTEQRAADARIHHMAHHDNLTSLPNRMLFRQRLSEALRSAGQAQRQTAALCLDLDNFKNVNDALGHQIGDELLRSVAKRLRNALRDQDTLARIGGDEFAIVLPSVANSDEASAVAQRLIEAIRPPVNIEGHNLSVGLSVGIALSTTITNTPEQLLRCADMALYEAKRNGRNRYEHFTLEMDDVARSRRLIENDLRDAISGGHLRLYYQPITNGDHRTIIGYEALMRWHHPIRGLIMPNDFIPIAEETGLIHMLGAFALYEACREAASWEGVQSVSVNLSPLQFKNSSLVPVVEGALKESGLDPARLEVEITESVLLDDSLGNIRTLQNLKALGVQIALDDFGTGYSSLSYLRSFPFDKIKIDKSFINDMGDSREALAIIRAITGMSRSLDIQITAEGVESDEQFAKLRDEGCTLFQGFLFGRPQPSELRLKTLD from the coding sequence ATGGATAATAACTCTGATGTCATCTATCGCATGCTGGTACAAAGCGTGATCGATTATGCGATCACCATGCTTAAACCGGACGGAACCGTCGCCAGCTGGAACGGCGGAGGCCTCCACGTCCTGGGTTACAGGCCCGACGAAATTATTGGTCAGCATGCCACCCTTTTCTACAACGAAGAGGACCGCCGTCGCGGTCAGCTGCAGCGCGAACTCGATATTGCAGCGACCGTGGGACGGTATGAAACCGAAGGCTGGCGCTGTCGTAAAGATGGCAGCACGTTCTGGGCGCATGTGGTGATCTATCCGATCCGCAATGAGGCAGCCCAGCTGGTGGGATTCGCGGCGATCTGCCGTGACTGTACCCGGCAGCAGGAGCAGCAGCAGAAAGAGCGGGAGCAGGAGTCGCGCTTCCGTCTGCTGGTGGAAGGCGTTACCGATTACGCCATCTATATGCTCGATCATGACGGCAACGTAGTGAACTGGAACGCTGGCGCGCAGCGCGCCAAAGGCTATGTGGCGGAAGAGATCGTCGGTCAGCATTTCTCCCGTTTCTACAGCGCCCAGGATCGGCTGAATCATGTGCCGGAGCAGAACCTGCAAACCGCGTATCGCACCGGCCGTTTTGAAGATGAGGGTTGGCGCTATCGTAAAGATGGCAGCGCCTTCTGGGCGCATGTGGTGATCGACACGATCCGCGACGATCAGGGCAAGCTGCTGGGCTATGCCAAAATCACCCGCGACTGCACCGAACAGCAGCGCATCCGCAGTGAGCAACGGGAGCAGGAGCAGCGTTTCCGTCTGCTGGTCGAGGGCGTCACCGATTACGCCATCTATATGCTCGACGTTGACGGCGTGGTGGTGAACTGGAACGCCGGTGCCCAGCGCGCCAAAGGTTACAAAGCGGAAGAAGTGGTCGGTCAGCACTTCTCACTGTTCTACAGTTCCCAGGAGCGGCTGAACCGGACGCCGGAAGCCAACCTCGGAATTGCGCTGAAAACCGGCCGCTTTGAGGATGAGGGCTGGCGCTACCGCAAAGATGGCAGCGCCTTCTGGGCGCATGTGGTGATCGACGCCATCCACGATGATGACGGTAAGCTGGTCGGCTTCGCCAAGATCACCCGTGACCGCACGGAACGCCGTGAGCAGGAGCAGCAGATACTGCGCGCCCGCGATCTGGCCGAAGCGCAGAGCACCCAGAAAACCGCGCTCTCAAAATTCCTCGATAACATCATCGCCAATATCCCCTCCTGCGTGATTGTGGAAGATGCGATCACCCGCGAGATCCTGCTGGTTAACGATCGCACCCAGCAGCTGTTCGGCCTGTCGAAATCGCTGATCGTCAACAAGCGCCCGCACGAATGCATGTCGCCTGAACTCAGCGACTACTTCAATAATCTGGCAGATGTGGCGCTGCGCAGTGAAGGCATGCATGAGCGCGAACAGCTGCTGATGACGGCCAGCGGCGAACGCATTCTGCATACCCGTGCGACCGCGATTAATGGCCAGGATGCGCGCCGTAACTATCTGATGCTGCTGGTGGAAGATGTCACCGAACAGCGCGCCGCCGATGCCCGTATTCACCATATGGCGCACCACGACAACCTCACCAGCCTGCCGAACCGCATGCTGTTCCGCCAGCGTCTGAGCGAAGCCTTACGCAGCGCCGGTCAGGCACAGCGTCAGACCGCCGCGCTCTGCCTCGACCTTGATAACTTCAAAAATGTGAACGATGCGCTGGGTCACCAGATTGGTGATGAGCTGCTGCGTAGCGTGGCAAAGCGTCTGCGCAACGCGCTACGCGACCAGGATACGCTGGCGCGTATCGGGGGCGATGAGTTCGCCATCGTGCTGCCTTCGGTGGCGAACAGTGATGAGGCGAGTGCGGTCGCGCAGCGCCTGATCGAGGCGATCCGTCCGCCGGTTAATATCGAAGGCCATAATCTGTCGGTCGGGCTGAGCGTGGGTATTGCACTCAGTACGACGATCACTAATACGCCGGAGCAGCTGCTGCGCTGTGCGGACATGGCGCTGTATGAAGCCAAGCGCAACGGTCGCAACCGCTATGAGCACTTCACGCTGGAGATGGACGATGTGGCGCGCAGCCGTCGCCTGATTGAAAACGATCTGCGCGATGCGATCAGTGGCGGGCATCTGCGGCTTTACTATCAGCCCATCACCAACGGCGATCACCGCACGATTATCGGCTACGAGGCGCTGATGCGCTGGCATCATCCGATCCGTGGCTTGATCATGCCCAACGACTTCATCCCGATTGCGGAAGAGACCGGCCTGATTCATATGCTGGGTGCGTTTGCCCTCTACGAAGCCTGTCGTGAGGCGGCGAGCTGGGAAGGGGTGCAGTCAGTTTCGGTCAACCTCTCACCGCTGCAGTTTAAAAACAGCTCGCTGGTGCCGGTGGTCGAAGGCGCGCTGAAAGAGTCGGGTCTCGATCCGGCGCGGCTGGAAGTTGAGATCACTGAATCGGTGCTGCTGGATGATTCGCTGGGGAATATCCGTACCCTGCAAAACCTCAAGGCGCTGGGCGTGCAGATTGCGCTGGATGATTTCGGCACCGGCTATTCATCGCTGAGCTATCTGCGATCGTTCCCGTTCGACAAAATCAAAATCGACAAATCCTTTATCAACGATATGGGCGATAGCCGCGAGGCGCTGGCGATTATCCGCGCCATTACCGGCATGAGCCGCAGTCTGGATATCCAGATTACCGCCGAAGGCGTAGAGAGCGATGAGCAGTTCGCTAAGCTGCGCGATGAGGGCTGTACGCTGTTCCAGGGCTTCCTGTTCGGACGGCCTCAGCCGTCGGAACTGCGGCTGAAAACGCTGGATTAA
- a CDS encoding cupin domain-containing protein, translated as MRASSSSLMLMMSFAAGTFSAGASDNPQHLMLGIPSGGVPNNPLPLIIWPRVVPEEEEIATWFEKTFEENGWPPAWRYPIYPYTHYHPNTHELLGVAEGWAEVLFGGDTGRMVTLRAGDAVLIPAGVGHRQVSASEDFMVVGAYPRGMSPETMRDEPAKLKMAQEQVKKVPLPTQDPFTGKEGALTEIWQPIAALHLQQQMDL; from the coding sequence ATGCGTGCCTCATCCTCCAGTCTGATGTTAATGATGTCCTTTGCTGCGGGAACCTTCTCGGCCGGGGCCTCTGATAATCCTCAGCATCTGATGCTCGGCATCCCCTCGGGTGGCGTGCCGAATAACCCGTTACCTCTGATTATCTGGCCGCGCGTGGTGCCGGAAGAGGAGGAGATCGCGACGTGGTTTGAGAAAACCTTCGAAGAAAATGGCTGGCCGCCTGCCTGGCGCTATCCGATTTACCCCTATACCCACTATCACCCCAACACCCATGAACTGCTGGGCGTAGCGGAAGGCTGGGCGGAAGTGCTGTTTGGCGGCGACACTGGCCGGATGGTCACCCTGCGCGCAGGCGATGCGGTGCTGATTCCGGCGGGTGTCGGTCATCGTCAGGTCAGCGCCAGCGAAGATTTTATGGTGGTGGGAGCCTATCCGCGCGGCATGTCGCCAGAGACGATGCGTGATGAACCCGCGAAGCTGAAGATGGCGCAGGAGCAGGTGAAAAAAGTGCCGTTGCCGACACAGGACCCGTTTACCGGCAAAGAGGGCGCATTAACCGAAATCTGGCAGCCCATTGCCGCGCTGCATTTACAGCAACAGATGGACCTGTAA